From the genome of Winogradskyella forsetii, one region includes:
- a CDS encoding ISAon1 family transposase: MVSTKANDCHTIGRFYGVNGKKLGRQYRDYLSEFKDWKAKKHAKEWLVFPENMGKYLSIDETALSKGELYTIITNKKAKGKKGAIVAIMAGTKVEPIIEQLLKIPKSKRDKVKEITLDMANSMKFIAKKCFPKAIQVTDRFHVQKLALEALQDIRIKHRWEAIDMENDQIKQAKTIEKEFISETFNNGDSRKQLLARSRYLLYKAPNNWTQNQYLRAKILFEQYPDIKKAYNLVQGLRNIFNTATSIQTAYTKLAHWYKDVEATGFRAFNTIANTITLNYRSILNYFINRSTNASAEAFNAKIKAFRAQFRGVKNIEFFLFRLTTIFA; this comes from the coding sequence TTGGTCAGTACTAAGGCTAATGACTGTCATACCATTGGTCGTTTTTATGGCGTTAATGGTAAGAAGCTCGGGCGGCAGTATCGAGATTATCTTAGTGAGTTTAAAGACTGGAAAGCCAAGAAACATGCTAAAGAGTGGCTCGTCTTTCCTGAGAACATGGGCAAGTATTTATCCATTGATGAAACAGCTCTCTCCAAAGGTGAACTCTATACCATTATCACCAATAAAAAAGCTAAAGGCAAGAAAGGAGCTATAGTAGCTATTATGGCAGGAACTAAGGTGGAGCCTATTATAGAACAACTCCTTAAAATTCCTAAATCAAAAAGAGATAAGGTTAAAGAGATCACCTTGGATATGGCCAACTCTATGAAGTTCATTGCTAAAAAGTGTTTTCCCAAAGCTATACAGGTTACCGACCGTTTTCATGTACAAAAACTAGCTTTAGAAGCTTTGCAAGATATCAGAATAAAACATCGTTGGGAAGCTATAGATATGGAAAATGACCAAATTAAACAGGCTAAAACTATCGAAAAAGAGTTTATCTCTGAAACATTTAATAATGGAGACTCCAGAAAGCAACTCCTTGCCAGAAGTAGGTACCTGCTCTATAAAGCGCCTAACAACTGGACTCAAAACCAATACCTTAGAGCTAAAATCTTATTTGAACAATATCCGGATATTAAAAAAGCTTATAATCTGGTACAAGGACTTAGGAATATATTTAATACCGCTACTTCTATACAAACAGCTTATACTAAACTCGCCCACTGGTATAAAGATGTAGAGGCTACAGGATTTAGGGCTTTCAATACTATTGCAAATACAATTACCCTAAACTATAGATCGATACTCAATTATTTTATTAATAGAAGTACTAATGCATCCGCTGAAGCTTTCAATGCCAAAATTAAAGCCTTTAGAGCACAGTTTAGAGGTGTCAAAAACATAGAATTCTTCCTCTTTAGATTAACAACAATTTTTGCCTAA
- a CDS encoding ISAon1 family transposase N-terminal region protein: MNLSLDLLKLLLPELLVSHFDITRHSIEQDTVHLYFEEKKDTPKEEKSRTLIAHGFHKQVTVQDFPLRGKKVFLHIKRRRWLDKPSKEVVQRDWNLVAQGTRMTVEFAAFLKVLGQY, encoded by the coding sequence TTGAATTTATCCCTAGACCTGCTCAAGTTACTATTACCAGAATTACTAGTTTCACATTTTGACATCACTAGACATAGTATAGAACAAGATACTGTCCATCTGTATTTTGAAGAGAAAAAAGATACGCCTAAAGAAGAAAAGAGCCGTACCCTTATAGCCCACGGTTTTCATAAACAAGTGACCGTTCAAGATTTTCCTTTGCGCGGTAAAAAAGTATTCTTGCATATAAAGCGTCGGCGTTGGCTCGATAAACCCAGCAAAGAAGTTGTACAAAGAGATTGGAATCTAGTAGCACAGGGAACTCGTATGACCGTAGAGTTTGCTGCTTTTTTAAAAGTACTTGGTCAGTACTAA
- the recR gene encoding recombination mediator RecR: MEFSSKLLENAVNEMSQLPGIGKRTALRLVLHLLRQPEHQTVQLADALSKVRREINFCKSCHNISDKVLCEICENPNRNSELICVVEDIRDVMAVENTSSFKGLYHVLGGKISPMDGIGPQDLNISTLVEKVKSGKVKELIFAMSPTMEGDTTNFYIFRQIQDYNIAMSTIARGVAAGNELEYTDEITLGRSIIDRVPFEASLKS; this comes from the coding sequence ATGGAATTTTCATCAAAACTTTTGGAAAACGCAGTCAACGAGATGTCGCAATTGCCGGGAATCGGTAAGCGAACTGCATTGCGTTTGGTCTTGCATTTATTGCGTCAACCAGAACATCAAACCGTTCAATTGGCAGATGCTTTGTCTAAGGTGCGACGTGAAATTAACTTCTGTAAATCGTGCCATAATATCAGTGATAAAGTGTTGTGCGAAATCTGCGAAAACCCAAATAGAAACAGTGAATTAATCTGTGTGGTGGAGGACATTAGGGATGTCATGGCTGTGGAAAATACCAGCTCCTTTAAAGGTCTGTATCACGTTTTAGGCGGAAAGATATCGCCTATGGATGGCATTGGGCCACAGGATTTGAATATTTCCACTTTAGTTGAAAAAGTAAAATCAGGAAAAGTAAAGGAATTGATTTTTGCCATGAGTCCAACGATGGAAGGGGATACCACCAACTTTTATATCTTCAGGCAAATACAAGATTACAATATAGCAATGTCCACTATTGCAAGAGGCGTTGCAGCAGGAAACGAATTGGAATATACCGACGAAATTACCTTAGGTCGTAGCATTATAGATCGTGTGCCTTTTGAAGCATCACTAAAATCATGA
- a CDS encoding glycosyltransferase family 2 protein, translating to MKLSVIILNYNVRYFLELCLKSVEEAIANIDAEIIVIDNNSPDDSCAMVKQLFPTVKLIENHENLGFSKGNNIGVAQANGEYLCILNPDTVVAEDTFTKLIQYADSKENLGIIGCQLIDGKGQFLPESKRNVPTPKVSLNKMLGKTNDYYANHIQAENKGKVAILVGAFMWLKKDVYKAVGGFDEAYFMYGEDIDLSYKVVKAGYDNYYYGDTTVIHFKGESTLKDAKYAKRFYGAMQIFYKKHFKQNLFFNVIVWLGIKLASFLNKVPVSVETKTNKSYVRSKTLDESLEKQLPKPIQFLDSLEDKIESHSMVVYDFNMLKTTDVIRDMKQKSKQENIVFRFLPKNSKFIIGSDSALNRGKVLHF from the coding sequence TTGAAGTTGTCTGTCATCATATTAAATTATAATGTGCGCTACTTTTTAGAATTATGTCTAAAAAGCGTTGAGGAAGCCATTGCTAATATCGATGCCGAAATAATTGTGATAGATAACAATTCCCCAGACGATAGTTGCGCTATGGTAAAGCAACTTTTTCCTACTGTAAAGCTTATAGAAAACCACGAAAATTTGGGATTTTCTAAAGGTAATAATATTGGTGTTGCTCAAGCTAATGGCGAATATTTATGTATTCTAAATCCAGATACGGTTGTCGCTGAGGATACCTTTACTAAACTTATCCAATATGCGGATTCAAAAGAGAATCTTGGTATTATTGGTTGTCAACTCATTGATGGAAAAGGTCAATTTCTTCCGGAAAGTAAACGAAATGTGCCAACGCCAAAAGTATCCTTAAATAAGATGTTGGGAAAAACTAACGATTACTATGCAAATCATATTCAAGCTGAAAACAAAGGTAAAGTTGCTATTTTAGTAGGTGCATTTATGTGGCTCAAAAAAGACGTTTATAAAGCTGTTGGAGGTTTTGATGAAGCTTATTTCATGTATGGAGAAGATATCGACTTATCTTATAAGGTTGTAAAAGCAGGTTATGATAATTACTATTATGGAGACACAACCGTCATACATTTTAAAGGGGAAAGCACATTAAAAGATGCCAAATATGCCAAACGCTTTTATGGAGCGATGCAAATTTTTTACAAAAAGCATTTCAAACAAAATCTGTTTTTTAATGTTATCGTTTGGCTAGGAATTAAATTAGCATCCTTTCTGAATAAGGTTCCAGTGTCAGTAGAAACAAAAACAAACAAATCGTATGTGCGTTCTAAGACCTTAGATGAATCTTTAGAAAAACAATTACCAAAACCCATACAATTTTTAGATTCACTAGAAGATAAAATTGAAAGTCATAGTATGGTGGTGTACGATTTCAATATGCTGAAAACTACTGACGTGATCCGTGACATGAAACAGAAATCGAAACAAGAGAATATTGTTTTTAGATTTCTACCAAAAAACAGTAAATTTATCATCGGAAGTGATAGTGCACTCAATAGAGGTAAAGTGTTACATTTCTAA
- a CDS encoding GIY-YIG nuclease family protein, whose translation MEERVKEHQLKIRMKSFTAKYNCDKLVYFEEYGDANEATIREKRMKKWKREWKVKVIEDMNPSWMDLSMNWKLN comes from the coding sequence ATAGAAGAACGCGTAAAAGAGCACCAATTAAAAATCAGGATGAAGTCCTTCACAGCCAAGTATAATTGTGATAAATTGGTTTATTTTGAAGAATATGGTGATGCAAATGAGGCTACGATAAGAGAAAAAAGGATGAAGAAATGGAAAAGAGAATGGAAAGTAAAAGTTATTGAAGACATGAATCCAAGTTGGATGGATTTGAGTATGAACTGGAAGTTAAATTAG
- a CDS encoding GIY-YIG nuclease family protein produces MLWYVYIMANKPKGVIYIGVTDNIEERVKEHQLKIRTKSFTAKYNCDKLVYFEEYADANEATLREKRMKKWKREWKVKVIEDMNPSWMDLSMNWKLNYNKLRDVK; encoded by the coding sequence ATGCTTTGGTATGTTTATATAATGGCCAATAAACCTAAAGGTGTAATTTATATAGGTGTTACCGATAATATAGAAGAACGCGTAAAAGAGCACCAATTAAAAATCAGGACGAAGTCCTTCACAGCAAAGTATAATTGTGATAAATTGGTTTATTTTGAAGAATATGCTGATGCAAATGAGGCTACTTTAAGAGAAAAAAGGATGAAGAAATGGAAGAGAGAATGGAAAGTAAAAGTTATTGAAGACATGAATCCAAGTTGGATGGATTTGAGTATGAACTGGAAGTTAAATTATAATAAGTTAAGAGATGTCAAATAA
- a CDS encoding dihydrolipoamide acetyltransferase family protein — MSNNKVPASAGNRFELKLPKMGESVAEATITSWLKDVGDTIEADEAVLEIATDKVDSEVPSEVDGVLVEKLFDVDDVVQVGQTIAIIETEGGETTEVKAPEAEPEPQPEPVAEPEAPKAVADVAQTVVAAKTTVEPVVSTEDRFYSPLVRNIAKQEGISQAELDAIPGTGKDNRVTKNDIKAYLESRSSAPSPAQTPTSQPETVAEPKADSVSATKDEDTKTLDAERSQSSIEAPKKEIGNEPSRSAEKPKSDKPADKPVEKSKEKPIEVSNGDEIIEMTRMGKLISKYMVDSVQTSAHVQSFIEADVTNIWNWRKKVKNDFMKREGENLTFTPIFMEAVTKALKEFPMMNISVQGDKIIKKKAINVGMAAALPDGNLIVPVIKNADQLNLFGMAKRVNDLANRARTGKLSPDDIQGGTYTVTNVGTFGSIMGTPIINQPQVGILALGAIRKTPAVIEGPEGDYIGIRYKMYLSHSYDHRVVNGALGGQFVKAVKDYLEAWDSDREI, encoded by the coding sequence ATGTCAAATAATAAGGTTCCTGCCTCCGCAGGAAATCGTTTCGAACTTAAGTTACCTAAAATGGGAGAAAGTGTTGCAGAAGCAACCATAACCTCATGGCTTAAAGATGTTGGCGATACAATTGAAGCAGATGAAGCTGTTTTGGAAATCGCTACAGATAAAGTAGATAGCGAAGTGCCGAGTGAAGTCGATGGCGTTTTAGTCGAAAAACTATTTGATGTTGATGATGTAGTACAAGTAGGGCAGACTATTGCCATAATTGAAACTGAAGGCGGAGAAACCACAGAAGTGAAAGCTCCTGAAGCAGAACCAGAACCACAACCAGAACCGGTTGCTGAACCAGAAGCGCCTAAGGCAGTTGCTGATGTTGCACAAACGGTAGTGGCAGCAAAAACAACTGTTGAACCAGTGGTGTCTACAGAAGATCGATTTTATTCTCCATTGGTTAGGAACATAGCGAAACAAGAAGGTATTTCTCAAGCAGAATTAGACGCTATTCCTGGAACAGGAAAGGACAATCGTGTCACTAAAAACGATATTAAAGCTTATTTGGAATCACGTAGTTCTGCACCAAGTCCTGCTCAAACACCTACCTCTCAACCCGAAACTGTTGCAGAACCTAAAGCAGATTCCGTTTCTGCTACAAAAGATGAGGACACTAAGACTTTGGATGCTGAGCGTAGTCAAAGTTCAATTGAAGCGCCTAAGAAAGAAATAGGCAATGAGCCAAGCCGAAGTGCAGAAAAGCCAAAATCAGATAAACCAGCAGACAAGCCAGTAGAAAAATCTAAAGAAAAACCAATTGAAGTTTCAAATGGTGATGAGATTATAGAAATGACCAGAATGGGGAAACTCATTTCAAAATATATGGTAGATTCGGTGCAAACGTCTGCCCATGTTCAGTCGTTTATTGAGGCTGATGTAACCAACATCTGGAACTGGAGAAAGAAAGTAAAAAACGACTTTATGAAGCGGGAAGGTGAAAATCTAACCTTCACTCCAATCTTTATGGAAGCCGTAACGAAGGCTTTAAAGGAATTCCCAATGATGAATATTTCCGTTCAAGGTGATAAAATCATTAAAAAGAAAGCTATAAATGTTGGAATGGCAGCTGCTTTACCAGACGGTAATTTAATTGTGCCAGTCATTAAAAATGCGGACCAGTTAAATTTATTTGGGATGGCAAAACGTGTTAACGATTTGGCCAATAGAGCACGAACTGGCAAATTAAGTCCAGATGATATACAAGGTGGAACGTACACTGTAACCAATGTTGGTACTTTTGGCAGTATTATGGGAACACCAATCATTAATCAACCACAGGTTGGTATTTTAGCATTAGGTGCGATTAGAAAAACGCCTGCAGTGATTGAAGGGCCAGAAGGCGATTATATTGGCATCCGTTATAAAATGTATTTATCCCATTCTTACGACCATAGAGTAGTTAATGGTGCCCTTGGCGGACAGTTTGTAAAAGCGGTCAAGGATTATTTGGAAGCTTGGGATTCTGATCGGGAAATTTAA
- a CDS encoding NADH:flavin oxidoreductase, with amino-acid sequence MKNDPKDSIIFKCGKTQKNRFMLAPLTNRQSYEDGQLSEDEFGWLTMRAKGQFGLVMTCASHVQEIGKGFPGQLGIFSDNLTEGHTKLAKAIKAEGSLAVIQLHHAGMRSPKDVIGEKAVCPSDSEKHNARALSLKEVKELKNDFIAAAVRAKRCGYDGVEVHGAHGYILTQFLSSEINKRTDDYGGSLENRSRLLFEIVDGIRNQCGPKFLLGVRLSPERFGMKLSEIKLISQQLIDSNQIDFLDVSLWDCFKMPEEYPESELNLLEHILLLDYKNVKLTVAGKIETAKQVQKVLDLGVDFVTIGRSAILHHDFPLKVMNHPNFTPIETPVTESYLKNEGLSDSFITYMRRWDGFVEESN; translated from the coding sequence ATGAAAAACGACCCTAAAGATTCAATTATATTTAAATGTGGTAAAACCCAAAAAAATCGCTTTATGCTAGCACCATTAACCAACCGACAAAGCTATGAGGATGGACAACTTTCCGAGGATGAATTTGGTTGGTTGACAATGCGTGCCAAAGGGCAATTTGGCTTAGTGATGACCTGTGCTTCGCATGTGCAAGAAATAGGTAAAGGTTTTCCAGGACAGTTAGGCATATTTTCGGATAATTTGACTGAAGGCCATACCAAACTTGCCAAAGCCATTAAAGCTGAAGGTAGTTTAGCCGTAATACAATTGCATCATGCAGGTATGCGATCTCCCAAAGATGTTATTGGTGAAAAAGCCGTTTGTCCTTCTGACAGCGAAAAACATAATGCCAGAGCTTTAAGTCTAAAAGAAGTAAAAGAGCTAAAAAATGATTTTATAGCTGCAGCCGTAAGAGCTAAGCGTTGTGGTTATGATGGCGTAGAAGTTCATGGTGCTCATGGTTATATTTTAACGCAATTTTTAAGTTCAGAGATCAATAAACGAACCGATGATTATGGAGGCTCTCTTGAAAATCGCTCAAGATTATTATTTGAAATTGTAGATGGAATTAGAAACCAATGTGGTCCTAAATTTTTATTGGGTGTTAGATTATCACCGGAAAGATTTGGCATGAAACTATCTGAAATAAAATTGATTTCGCAACAACTGATTGATAGCAATCAAATTGATTTTTTAGATGTATCGCTTTGGGATTGTTTTAAAATGCCAGAAGAATATCCTGAAAGTGAACTCAACTTGTTAGAACATATTCTCCTGCTCGATTATAAAAATGTAAAACTTACCGTGGCTGGTAAAATAGAAACTGCTAAGCAAGTTCAAAAGGTCTTAGATTTAGGAGTTGACTTTGTTACCATCGGTCGTTCAGCAATTCTACATCATGATTTCCCATTGAAAGTTATGAACCATCCTAATTTTACGCCTATTGAAACGCCTGTAACTGAATCCTATTTGAAAAATGAAGGCTTAAGTGATTCGTTTATCACTTATATGCGACGTTGGGATGGTTTTGTTGAGGAGAGCAACTAA
- a CDS encoding peroxiredoxin: protein MSTIRLGDEAPNFTAQSTEGEINFHEWLGESWGILFSHPADYTPVCTTELGTVAKYKTEFDKRNVKVVALSVDGLVSHKGWVKDINETQNTEVNFPIIADEDRKVAELYDMIHPNADSKLTVRSLFVIDPDKKVKLTITYPASTGRNFDELLRVIDSLQLTAYHKVATPANWNTGDDCVIIPSVANEDIPGLFPKGHTEVKPYLRMTPQPNLK, encoded by the coding sequence ATGAGCACGATTAGACTAGGTGATGAAGCACCTAATTTTACAGCACAATCCACAGAAGGCGAAATTAATTTTCATGAATGGCTTGGTGAAAGTTGGGGAATTCTATTTTCCCATCCTGCAGATTATACGCCAGTTTGCACAACTGAGTTAGGAACCGTAGCCAAATATAAAACTGAATTTGACAAAAGAAACGTTAAAGTAGTTGCACTAAGTGTAGATGGTTTAGTATCGCATAAAGGCTGGGTAAAGGATATTAATGAAACACAAAACACTGAGGTAAACTTTCCTATAATTGCAGATGAAGATAGAAAAGTAGCTGAATTATATGATATGATTCATCCCAATGCTGACAGTAAACTGACGGTGAGATCTTTATTTGTTATAGATCCAGATAAAAAAGTAAAATTGACCATTACGTATCCTGCATCAACTGGACGGAATTTTGACGAATTATTGAGAGTCATAGATTCTTTGCAATTAACTGCATATCATAAAGTCGCGACACCTGCGAATTGGAATACCGGAGATGACTGTGTTATAATACCATCTGTTGCGAATGAAGACATTCCTGGTTTGTTTCCAAAAGGACATACTGAAGTTAAGCCTTATTTAAGAATGACACCACAACCAAATCTGAAATAA
- a CDS encoding RNA polymerase sigma factor produces the protein MNQSENSKKLNTFFNEEYTSLKNYVSSNLKASVNKDPEDIIQDVALKLFTGADRYSPINNVAGFVYRAIKNKLIDVMRASKRTKVEYESQNEAKLLEFASMIYDGQSNFYSEHLQQELKTAIINLKPNYRAIIIAIDFEGYTYKEVEQETGIPMGTLMSRRHKAISYLYKNLKSKQSIKI, from the coding sequence ATGAACCAATCAGAAAACAGTAAAAAGTTAAACACATTTTTTAATGAGGAATATACTTCTCTTAAAAATTATGTGAGCTCAAATCTTAAAGCCAGTGTCAACAAAGACCCTGAGGATATAATTCAAGATGTAGCTTTAAAACTATTTACTGGTGCTGATCGGTATTCACCTATAAATAACGTCGCGGGTTTTGTATATCGCGCTATTAAAAATAAACTTATAGATGTGATGCGAGCATCCAAAAGAACCAAAGTTGAATATGAATCGCAGAACGAAGCTAAATTGTTGGAATTTGCGTCCATGATTTATGATGGTCAATCAAATTTTTATTCTGAACACTTACAGCAAGAATTAAAAACAGCAATCATTAACCTTAAACCTAATTATAGGGCTATTATAATCGCTATAGACTTTGAAGGTTACACCTACAAAGAGGTTGAACAAGAGACAGGAATTCCCATGGGTACCCTAATGTCTAGGAGACACAAAGCTATTTCGTATTTGTATAAAAATCTAAAATCAAAACAATCAATTAAAATATAA
- a CDS encoding 3'-5' exonuclease encodes MQLNLAKPICFFDLETTGVNISKDRIVEISILKVHPNGKEEAKTWVVNPEMPIPAEVTAIHGISDADVADKPTFKELSKEIYNLIKDSDLGGFNSNRFDIPLLAEEMLRAEVDFDMKNTQSVDVQTIFHKMEQRTLVAAYKFYCDKDLSDAHSAEADTKATYEVLKAQLDRYEDLENDTKFLAEFSSRKKFADFAGFLIFNKEGEECFSFGKHKGKRVLDVLDKEPGYFGWLLNADFPLYTKKVLTAIKLRQFNNKLS; translated from the coding sequence ATGCAACTTAATCTCGCAAAACCCATCTGTTTTTTCGATCTGGAAACCACAGGTGTCAACATTTCAAAAGACAGAATCGTAGAAATTTCAATCCTTAAAGTACATCCTAATGGTAAGGAAGAGGCCAAAACTTGGGTCGTGAATCCGGAAATGCCAATTCCTGCAGAGGTCACAGCTATTCATGGAATTTCAGATGCTGATGTTGCGGATAAACCCACTTTTAAAGAGTTATCTAAAGAAATCTATAATCTCATTAAAGATTCTGATTTGGGTGGATTTAATTCTAATCGGTTCGATATTCCACTATTGGCAGAAGAAATGTTGCGTGCAGAAGTTGATTTCGATATGAAAAACACACAATCTGTAGATGTTCAAACCATTTTTCACAAAATGGAACAGCGTACTTTAGTGGCTGCCTACAAGTTTTACTGCGATAAAGACTTAAGTGATGCACACAGCGCAGAGGCAGATACCAAAGCGACTTATGAAGTGTTGAAAGCACAATTAGATCGCTACGAAGATTTGGAAAACGACACTAAGTTTTTAGCCGAATTTAGCTCACGTAAAAAATTCGCGGATTTTGCAGGATTTTTAATTTTCAATAAAGAAGGAGAGGAATGTTTCTCATTCGGTAAACACAAAGGGAAGCGAGTATTGGATGTGTTGGACAAAGAGCCTGGTTATTTTGGGTGGTTGCTTAATGCGGATTTTCCACTTTATACAAAAAAAGTATTGACAGCTATAAAGTTGCGTCAGTTTAATAATAAGCTCAGTTAG
- a CDS encoding fumarylacetoacetate hydrolase family protein — translation MKLICIGRNYTDHIKELKNEKPTDPVIFLKPDTAVLLKKQPFFIPDFSDDVHYEVEVLVKISKVGKYIDKKFAPKYYDQIGLGIDFTARDLQAQLKAKGLPWEKAKAFDGAAVVGKWLPKSSFENVDHINFRLERNGAIVQNANTELMLWKIDEIIEYVSKYFTLKIGDIIFTGTPAGVGKVFADDQLKGYLESEEMFSIKIK, via the coding sequence ATGAAACTAATCTGCATAGGTCGTAATTACACCGATCACATCAAGGAACTAAAAAACGAGAAACCGACAGATCCAGTGATCTTTTTAAAACCAGATACTGCGGTTTTGTTAAAGAAACAACCATTTTTTATTCCAGATTTTTCTGATGATGTGCATTACGAGGTTGAAGTTTTGGTAAAAATCAGTAAAGTAGGGAAGTATATCGATAAGAAATTTGCACCTAAATATTATGACCAAATCGGACTTGGCATAGACTTTACCGCAAGAGATCTTCAAGCGCAACTAAAAGCCAAAGGCTTACCTTGGGAAAAGGCCAAAGCCTTTGATGGCGCTGCTGTAGTTGGGAAATGGTTGCCAAAATCTAGTTTTGAGAATGTAGACCATATCAATTTCAGATTAGAAAGGAATGGAGCCATCGTTCAGAATGCAAATACAGAGTTAATGTTATGGAAAATTGATGAAATTATAGAATATGTGTCAAAATATTTCACTTTAAAAATTGGAGACATTATATTTACGGGCACACCAGCCGGAGTTGGTAAAGTTTTTGCAGATGATCAATTAAAAGGCTATCTTGAGAGCGAGGAAATGTTCTCCATAAAAATTAAATAA
- a CDS encoding Hpt domain-containing protein: MSQHYKLHRVREMADNDEDFVAALAAAFLEEVPEDAERLRTAVPAKDYKEVYQAAHKMKPTIDLFELGVLDTLIEVQDWGKFEQTDKNIDQQLMTVLSAVDNAVNEIKADFGL; the protein is encoded by the coding sequence ATGTCACAACATTATAAATTACATCGCGTGCGAGAAATGGCTGATAATGACGAAGATTTCGTCGCAGCACTGGCAGCCGCTTTTTTAGAGGAAGTACCAGAAGATGCGGAACGTTTAAGAACCGCAGTACCAGCAAAAGATTATAAAGAAGTTTATCAAGCGGCACATAAAATGAAACCAACTATAGATTTGTTCGAACTTGGAGTTTTAGACACGTTGATCGAAGTACAAGATTGGGGAAAGTTTGAGCAAACGGACAAAAATATAGACCAACAACTCATGACGGTGTTATCTGCGGTAGATAATGCGGTCAATGAAATTAAAGCCGATTTCGGTCTTTAA
- a CDS encoding competence/damage-inducible protein A, with translation MQAEIITIGDEILIGQIVDTNSAFLGKEFNKVGISIYQITSIQDDKSHILKALKEAEENADIIIITGGLGPTKDDITKHTICEYFNDTLVEDKAVLANVEAIFSKYDIPLLEVNKQQALVPSQSKVLMNYNGTAPGMWLEKNGKVFVSLPGVPYEMKALITEQVIPKLRVQFKFPYIMHKTMLTYGLGESSLAERIEKWEDNLPNFIKLAYLPSLGRVRLRLSGKSFDKNVLNDEIQNQVNLLLPQIEDVFVGFEEDGSIEAVIGKQLTIAGKTLAVAESCTGGRIAESFTTNAGASAYFKGSVVTYATESKVKLLNVSEADIQKHSVVSKEVAEAMAKNVRIVFNSDYAISTTGNAGPSKGDSDAEVGTVWIAIATKDKVYSEMFNFGNHREKVIGRATNKAFVMLQKEILKK, from the coding sequence ATGCAAGCAGAAATCATTACCATTGGAGATGAAATTCTCATTGGTCAGATTGTAGATACAAATTCGGCATTTTTAGGTAAAGAATTTAATAAAGTCGGTATATCAATCTATCAGATAACATCTATTCAAGATGACAAATCGCATATTCTAAAAGCGCTTAAAGAAGCTGAGGAAAATGCAGATATCATTATCATCACTGGAGGATTAGGACCTACCAAAGATGATATTACCAAACACACTATTTGCGAATACTTTAATGATACATTAGTTGAAGACAAAGCCGTTTTGGCAAATGTTGAAGCTATTTTTTCAAAATATGACATACCACTTTTAGAGGTTAATAAACAACAAGCCCTAGTGCCGTCACAATCAAAAGTATTGATGAATTATAATGGCACTGCACCAGGCATGTGGTTAGAGAAAAATGGAAAAGTTTTTGTATCGCTTCCTGGTGTACCTTATGAAATGAAAGCTTTAATCACGGAGCAAGTCATCCCAAAGTTAAGAGTGCAATTCAAGTTTCCTTATATTATGCACAAAACTATGTTGACATATGGTCTTGGAGAGAGTTCATTGGCAGAACGTATTGAAAAATGGGAAGATAATTTACCGAACTTTATAAAATTAGCTTATTTACCAAGTTTGGGTCGTGTAAGATTACGATTGTCAGGGAAATCTTTTGATAAAAACGTACTGAATGACGAAATTCAGAATCAGGTTAATTTACTATTACCACAAATAGAAGATGTTTTCGTCGGCTTTGAAGAAGATGGATCTATAGAGGCCGTAATCGGAAAACAATTAACCATAGCGGGAAAAACATTAGCCGTAGCAGAAAGTTGTACAGGAGGTCGCATTGCGGAATCTTTTACGACGAATGCAGGAGCGTCAGCGTATTTTAAAGGAAGTGTTGTCACTTATGCCACCGAATCTAAAGTGAAACTATTAAACGTTTCGGAAGCGGATATTCAAAAACATTCTGTTGTGAGTAAAGAAGTGGCAGAAGCCATGGCAAAAAATGTGAGAATAGTATTCAATAGCGATTATGCCATAAGCACCACTGGCAATGCAGGACCATCAAAAGGAGATTCAGATGCTGAGGTCGGTACCGTTTGGATTGCAATTGCTACAAAAGATAAGGTATATTCTGAAATGTTTAATTTTGGAAATCATCGCGAAAAAGTCATTGGTAGAGCTACTAATAAAGCTTTTGTAATGCTTCAGAAAGAAATTTTGAAAAAGTAG